A portion of the Bufo gargarizans isolate SCDJY-AF-19 chromosome 7, ASM1485885v1, whole genome shotgun sequence genome contains these proteins:
- the BEST4 gene encoding bestrophin-4, translating to MTISYTLEVANARFGGFSKLLFRWKGSIYKLLYKELLVFSSLYILLNLIYRIALSDHQKKLFEEVANYCNENTKLIPLIFVLGFYVNLIIKRWWEQYTSIPLPDQLMCVVSSTVHGGDERGRLLRRTLIRYANLSSVLILRSVSVRVLKRFPTMEHIVEAGFMTHEELNKFESLSSDFNKYWIPCVWFTNLAAQARRDGRVRDDITLKLLIDELNKYRAKCSLLFHYDWISVPLVYTQVVTIAVYSFFATCLMGRQLLLPSAQQNKTLALDVYVPIFTLLEFFFYFGWLKVAEQIVNPFGEDDDDFETNRLIDRNLQVSFLSVDDMYQNLPPMEKDKYWDEQSALPPYTVATAADNMKPLFMGSTFDMRIEVDSEQSQQVAATPNLPRARTPMLSRFLSSAASPAVGMKNLKGLGVRSHLVRFRGDGFPSPNTNTRYSDLDPDGRIDEEETTEDERESRASEPPTPKVVSRAPRRLEASEKQKKMEQPRTANILITVDEPSEEKAEDEEAEC from the exons ATGACCATTTCTTACACCCTCGAAGTGGCCAATGCCAGATTTGGTGGCTTCTCCAAACTTCTCTTCCGCTGGAAAGGAAGCATCTACAAGTTACTGTACAAGGAGCTGCTGGTGTTCTCCTCCCTCTACATCCTGCTGAACCTCATCTACAG GATTGCTCTGTCAGATCATCAGAAGAAGCTTTTTGAGGAGGTCGCCAACTACTGCAATGAGAACACTAAGCTTATTCCTTTGATCTTCGTCCTGGGCTTCTACGTCAACCTCATCATCAAGCGATGGTGGGAGCAGTACACCAGCATCCCTCTGCCGGACCAGCTGATGTGTGTGGTCTCCAGCACCGTCCATGGAGGAGATGAGCGGGGTCGTCTGCTCCGTCGCACTCTGATCCGCTATGCCAACCTCTCGTCAGTGCTGATCTTACGCTCCGTCAGCGTCCGTGTGCTCAAGAGGTTCCCAACCATGGAACATATAGTGGAAGCAG GCTTTATGACCCACGAGGAGCTGAACAAGTTTGAGAGTTTGTCCTCCGACTTTAATAAGTATTGGATCCCCTGCGTGTGGTTCACCAACCTGGCAGCGCAGGCGCGGAGGGATGGCCGGGTGAGGGACGACATCACCTTGAAGCTCCTCATCGAC GAGCTGAATAAATACCGCGCCAAGTGCAGCCTCCTCTTCCACTACGACTGGATCAGCGTTCCGCTCGTGTACACGCAG GTGGTCACTATTGCCGTCTACTCGTTCTTTGCCACCTGCCTCATGGGGCGTCAGTTGCTCTTACCCTCTGCCCAGCAGAATAAGACCCTCGCCCTGGACGTGTATGTCCCCATCTTCACGCTGCTGGAGTTCTTCTTCTATTTCGGATGGCTAAAG GTGGCCGAGCAGATCGTCAACCCCTTTGGAGAAGACGATGATGACTTTGAAACCAACAGACTGATAGACCGGAATCTGCAG GTCTCTttcctgtctgtggatgacatgtACCAGAACCTGCCGCCCATGGAAAAAGACAAGTACTGGGACGAGCAGAGCGCGCTGCCGCCATATACCGTCGCCACCGCCGCCGACAACATGAAACCCTTGTTCATGGGCTCCACCTTCGACATGCG CATTGAAGTGGACTCGGAGCAGAGTCAGCAGGTGGCTGCCACCCCCAATCTCCCACGGGCGCGCACCCCGATGCTCAGCCGCTTCCTCTCCTCTGCTGCATCCCCTGCAGTCGGCATGAAAAACCTCAAGGGCCTTGGGGTGAGAAGCCATCTTGTCCGCTTCAGAGGAGACGGATTCCCCTCTCCCAACACCAACACCCGGTACTCAGATCTGGACCCCGACGGGCGCATCGatgaggaggagaccaccgaggaCGAGAGGGAAAGTCGAGCCAGTGAGCCGCCAACCCCCAAAGTTGTGTCCAGAGCCCCCCGACGCCTGGAAGCCTCCGAGAAACAGAAAAAGATGGAGCAGCCGCGGACCGCCAACATCCTGATCACCGTGGATGAGCCATCCGAGGAGAAGGCTGAGGACGAGGAGGCCGAGTGCTAA